A single window of Culicoides brevitarsis isolate CSIRO-B50_1 chromosome 3, AGI_CSIRO_Cbre_v1, whole genome shotgun sequence DNA harbors:
- the LOC134833308 gene encoding uncharacterized protein LOC134833308 produces the protein MTQILQGIGLLLPYLSLLFVGLLSIVKTYYFIRRKFPITVNCWFCNKYQKLPYDSRNSFVCSDCKQYNGFTKDGDYNQPIPEMYYSKLNPLTNCVFSEENVYALKKTNGLCYNCNRNQELKILQLASFVPDNEENYEEEVEQYRQTLEKSYRLCAQCERVVNRSLNQVKRHIFGSKMSKISEKLQNIKNNAMPAAKKIRLIKIIVNTIFVVTIINFFMALNEVSVAVEDLINTFGTDIAEKMLVVISYVLAMKSLVLEIFAQALNNPILQGAFLYITTGLGFFKRVTGEIDLTPFSTLDVKEFINISTMLGTLMLIILCNKQNLGNQLALLFFCSLKTLLDNHEKLVDPIETENLRRLDVICVFMTLVMAYRCLDQSNLTFKHCDDLNKSFHKICPEMDEEESEQEELDDTTYSDSCSKLLNSTLKSHANFEYINNNGSFYQEPNHFNSYSRTPSVLSTSFKSPSELNCSRMSSKQQELDNVGKLTQLNITQQSLNRSARPFSATMENPFYNHINLDRQTPASVASYRARAIISPPKLTRDPVHHGEASWVAGGFWTTSPKKSQVPANTDFMPIMSRTSSQSSGFESQAGIGSRENSVEKCTNSTLTSNLGIRPIRPNPVYAGTENQRLSTSFTSISSPYRTPSINEMTFTKPSLSVSRASLASRQSNRSIFGENNFNDTNSLYSYRSNGRFVSPTSPKNQFNSSRSIFNMKKFRTDLPNL, from the exons ATGACACAGATTTTACAAGGGATTGGGCTTTTGCTGCCTTATTTATCCCTTTTGTTTGTCGGACTCCTCAGCATCGTAAAAACGTATTATTTCATCCG ACGAAAGTTCCCCATAACAGTCAACTGTTGGTTTTGCAACAAGTACCAAAAGTTGCCTTACGATTCGCGAAATTCGTTCGTTTGTTCGGATTGCAAGCAGTACAATGGATTCACCAAGGATGGGGACTACAATCAACCCATTCCCGAGATGTATTACAGCAAACTGAATCCCCTGACGAATTGTGTCTTCAGCGAGGAAAATGTCTACGCGCTGAAGAAAACAAACGGGCTGTGCTATAATTGTAACAGGAATCAGGAgctgaaaattttgcaattggCTTCATTTGTGCCTGACAATGAGGAAAACTACGAAGAAGAAGTTGAACAGTATCGACAGACGTTGGAAAAGTCCTATCGGTTGTGTGCTCAATGCGAGCGAGTTGTGAACAGGTCATTGAATCAGGTAAAACGACACatttttggatcaaaaatgtcgaaaatcaGCGAGAAAttgcaaaacattaaaaacaatgCGATGCCAGCTGCAAAAAAGATtcgtttaatcaaaataatcgtGAATACGATTTTTGTCGTTAcaattataaacttttttatggcATTAAATGAAGTAAGTGTCGCTGTCGAGGATTTAATTAACACTTTTGGAACAGATATTGCAGAAAAAATGCTCGTTGTCATATCGTACGTTTTGGCAATGAAATCTTTAGTACTTGAAATTTTCGCACAAGCACTGAACAATCCCATTTTGCAAGGAGCTTTCCTTTATATCACAACAGGtcttggattttttaaaagagtgACCGGAGAGATTGATTTGACCCCATTTTCGACGTTGGACGTCaaagaatttataaatatttcaacgaTGCTCGGAACACTCATGCTCATCATCTTGtgcaacaaacaaaatttgggTAATCAACTCGCCTTGCTATTCTTTTGCAGTTTGAAGACCTTGTTAGACAACCACGAGAAATTGGTAGATCCAATTGAGACGGAAAATCTGCGGAGATTAGATGTGATTTGTGTTTTCATGACACTCGTTATGGCTTACCGGTGTTTGGATCAGTccaatttgacatttaaacaTTGTGACGATTTGAATAAGAGCTTCCACAAAATATGTCCCGAAATGGACGAAGAAGAGTCGGAGCAAGAAGAACTGGATGACACGACATACAGTGACTCTTGTAGTAAACTACTGAATAGTACCTTAAAGTCACATGCCAATTTTGAGTACATCAATAATAATGGCTCCTTTTACCAAGAACCAAATCACTTTAATAGCTATAGTCGAACTCCGTCTGTTCTTTCAACTTCCTTCAAGTCACCCTCCGAATTGAACTGTTCCCGCATGTCCTCAAAGCAACAAGAACTAGATAATGTAGGTAAATTAACGCAATTGAATATCACACAACAAAGTCTCAATAGATCTGCACGGCCATTCTCAGCAACGATGGAAAATCCTTTTTACAATCACATTAACCTGGACAGACAAACACCTGCAAGTGTCGCTAGTTATCGGGCACGCGCGATAATTTCGCCACCTAAATTGACTCGGGACCCAGTGCATCACGGGGAAGCATCATGGGTCGCCGGAGGCTTTTGGACTACATCACCGAAAAAATCACAAGTACCTGCAAATACAGACTTTATGCCAATTATGTCTCGAACATCCTCTCAAAGTAGTGGGTTTGAGTCGCAAGCTGGCATCGGATCACGCGAAAATTCCGTAGAAAAATGTACAAACTCTACACTGACGAGTAATTTGGGCATTCGTCCGATTCGACCGAATCCAGTGTATGCTGGAACAGAAAATCAAAGATTATCTACGTCTTTCACCTCAATTAGCTCACCTTATCGCACCCCCTCAATCAATGAAATGACTTTTACGAAACCATCGTTATCTGTGTCACGAGCATCTCTTGCCAGTCGTCAATCGAATCGCAGTATCTTTggggaaaataatttcaatgatACCAACAGTTTGTACAGCTACCGGTCGAATGGACGTTTTGTCTCGCCAACATCacctaaaaatcaattcaacaGTTCTCGCAGCATTTTCAACATGAAGAAATTTAGGACTGACCTTCCAAACTTGTAA